Proteins encoded within one genomic window of Amorphoplanes friuliensis DSM 7358:
- a CDS encoding helix-turn-helix domain-containing protein, protein MRELELREPAQFKALGHPLRHRLVIALRQRPATLAQLAAALDVAKGTVGYHVKVLQEAGLLRVAHERQVRGGTEQYFEPASERLRIAADAPVGGEFLVAAALGEMVPASDRTMLRHVRMTTAQAAEVAAMLESLTLPEDNDGLPYSVLLSVYRANVPVLPAEQ, encoded by the coding sequence GTGCGAGAACTGGAACTTCGCGAGCCGGCCCAGTTCAAGGCGCTGGGGCATCCGCTGCGGCATCGGCTGGTCATTGCCCTGCGACAGCGGCCGGCCACGTTGGCGCAGCTCGCGGCCGCGCTGGACGTCGCGAAGGGCACTGTCGGCTATCACGTGAAGGTGTTGCAGGAGGCCGGCCTGTTGCGGGTCGCGCACGAGCGGCAGGTGCGCGGCGGCACCGAGCAGTATTTCGAGCCCGCGAGCGAGCGCCTGCGGATCGCTGCGGATGCGCCGGTCGGTGGGGAGTTTCTGGTGGCGGCGGCGCTGGGTGAGATGGTGCCGGCCAGCGATCGGACCATGCTCCGACATGTACGGATGACGACCGCACAAGCAGCCGAGGTGGCCGCGATGCTGGAGTCCCTCACGCTGCCCGAGGACAACGACGGGTTGCCGTACAGCGTGCTGCTCAGCGTTTACCGCGCGAACGTTCCCGTGCTGCCGGCGGAGCAGTGA
- the pafA gene encoding Pup--protein ligase encodes MERRIFGLETEYGVTCTYRGQRRLSPDEVARYLFRRVVSWGRSSNVFLRNGARLYLDVGSHPEYATPECDSVTDLVAHDRAGERILEGLLVDAEKRLHDEGIAGEIYLFKNNTDSAGNSYGCHENYLVSRHGEFGRLADVLIPFLVTRQLICGAGKVLQTPRGAVFCLSQRAEHIWEGVSSATTRSRPIINTRDEPHADAERYRRLHVIVGDSNMNEVTTLLKVGSADLVLRMIEAGVVMRDLSLENPIRAIREVSHDITGRRKIRLANNKEVSALEIQQEYLAKATEFVERRGGDPTAKRVVELWGRVLNAIETGDLDPVSREIDWVSKYKLIERYQAKHEMPMSHPRIAQLDLAYHDVRRGRGLYALMEKRKQVDRISNDLEIFEAKETPPQTTRARLRGEFIRHAQEKRRDFTVDWVHLKLNDQAQRTVLCKDPFRAYDERVERLIASM; translated from the coding sequence ATGGAACGGCGAATTTTCGGCCTCGAAACCGAGTACGGAGTCACGTGCACCTACCGGGGACAGCGGCGGCTGTCGCCGGACGAGGTGGCCCGCTACCTGTTCCGCCGAGTGGTGTCCTGGGGACGCTCCAGCAACGTGTTCCTCCGCAACGGTGCCCGCCTCTACCTCGATGTCGGTTCCCACCCCGAGTACGCGACGCCCGAGTGTGATTCCGTCACCGATCTGGTCGCCCACGACCGTGCCGGTGAACGGATCCTCGAAGGCCTTCTTGTCGACGCCGAGAAACGGCTGCACGACGAGGGGATCGCGGGCGAGATCTACCTCTTCAAGAACAACACCGACTCGGCCGGCAACTCGTACGGCTGCCACGAGAACTATCTCGTCAGCCGGCACGGGGAGTTCGGTCGCCTCGCCGACGTCCTCATCCCGTTCCTCGTCACCCGCCAGCTGATCTGCGGCGCCGGCAAGGTGCTGCAGACCCCGCGCGGTGCGGTGTTCTGCCTGTCGCAGCGCGCCGAGCACATCTGGGAGGGCGTCTCCAGCGCGACGACGCGCAGCCGCCCGATCATCAACACCCGTGACGAGCCGCACGCCGACGCCGAGCGTTACCGCCGCCTGCACGTCATCGTCGGTGACTCCAACATGAACGAGGTCACCACCCTGCTCAAGGTGGGCAGCGCCGACCTGGTGCTGCGCATGATCGAGGCGGGCGTGGTCATGCGGGACCTCTCGCTGGAGAACCCGATCCGGGCCATCCGTGAGGTTTCCCACGACATCACCGGCCGCCGCAAGATCCGTCTGGCCAACAACAAAGAGGTCAGCGCACTCGAGATCCAGCAGGAATACCTGGCCAAGGCGACCGAGTTCGTCGAGCGCCGCGGCGGCGACCCGACCGCCAAGCGCGTCGTCGAGCTGTGGGGCCGGGTGCTCAACGCGATCGAGACCGGCGACCTCGACCCGGTCTCCCGCGAGATCGACTGGGTCTCGAAGTACAAGCTGATCGAGCGGTACCAGGCCAAGCACGAGATGCCGATGAGTCACCCGCGCATCGCCCAGCTGGACCTCGCCTACCACGACGTGCGCCGGGGCCGCGGCCTCTACGCGCTGATGGAGAAGCGCAAGCAGGTCGACCGCATCTCCAACGACCTCGAGATCTTCGAGGCGAAGGAGACCCCGCCGCAGACGACCCGGGCCCGCCTCCGCGGCGAGTTCATCCGGCACGCCCAGGAAAAACGCCGCGACTTCACCGTCGACTGGGTGCATCTCAAGCTCAACGACCAAGCGCAGCGTACGGTCCTGTGCAAGGACCCGTTCCGCGCCTACGACGAACGCGTCGAACGCCTCATCGCCAGCATGTAG
- a CDS encoding dTDP-glucose 4,6-dehydratase, which translates to MNLLVTGGAGFIGSCFVRTVLADALPGLEDARITVFDKLTEAGHFANLGPVAESKNLDFVPGDICDEPLVNSVLPRHDAVVNFAAEPQNSPDFTATNVLGTQVLLDAALRHGVQRFVQVSTAEVYGPPGTGSRLAPHSPYAATKAAADLLALAFHRTHGLPVVVIRGAGTYGPYQHPSEIIPRSVTDLLEGRPAPLNDGQPREWLHVTDHCRATALVLLGGTAGEIYHVGGTQALLADRLLDAFATDTDQSTEVADQPLPHTLDDSKIREELGYRPQVDFTTGLADTIQWYRNHEDWWRPLTAD; encoded by the coding sequence ATGAATCTTCTGGTCACCGGCGGCGCCGGCTTCATCGGGTCCTGCTTTGTCCGCACCGTGCTCGCGGACGCGCTGCCGGGCCTCGAGGACGCCCGCATCACCGTCTTCGACAAGCTCACCGAGGCGGGCCACTTCGCCAATCTGGGCCCGGTCGCCGAGAGCAAGAACCTGGATTTTGTACCCGGTGACATCTGCGACGAGCCCCTCGTCAACTCCGTCCTGCCCCGGCACGACGCCGTGGTGAACTTCGCAGCCGAGCCACAGAACTCGCCGGACTTCACGGCGACCAACGTGCTCGGCACCCAGGTGCTGCTCGACGCGGCACTGCGGCACGGCGTCCAGCGTTTCGTCCAGGTCTCAACCGCCGAGGTCTACGGCCCGCCCGGCACCGGATCCCGTCTCGCTCCCCACTCCCCGTACGCCGCCACCAAAGCAGCCGCGGACCTGCTGGCGCTGGCGTTCCACCGCACCCACGGGCTGCCGGTCGTGGTGATCCGTGGCGCCGGCACCTACGGGCCGTACCAGCACCCCTCGGAGATCATCCCCCGCAGCGTCACGGACCTGCTGGAGGGCCGCCCGGCGCCGCTGAACGATGGTCAGCCGCGAGAATGGCTGCACGTGACCGACCACTGCCGAGCCACGGCCCTGGTACTGCTTGGTGGCACGGCCGGCGAGATCTACCACGTGGGCGGCACGCAGGCGCTTCTCGCGGATCGATTGCTGGACGCATTCGCCACGGACACGGACCAGTCGACGGAGGTCGCGGACCAGCCTCTCCCCCACACGCTGGACGACAGCAAGATCCGCGAAGAGCTGGGCTATCGGCCGCAGGTCGACTTCACCACCGGTCTGGCGGACACAATCCAGTGGTACCGCAACCACGAGGACTGGTGGCGCCCCCTGACCGCCGACTGA
- the prcA gene encoding proteasome subunit alpha — MAMQFYASPEQVQRDRSEYARKGIARGRSAVVLTYEGGVLLVAENLTSLRKISELYDRIGFAAVGRYNEFESLRRAGVRMADLNGLAYDRRDVTGRALANAYTQTLGAIFSETQKPYEVEICVAQVGTSPESDELYRITYDGSVQDEPGFMAMGGSAEAISTVLKSRHDVAADLATALALAVEGLASVGGENGTPRTLGASQLEVAVLDRNRKGRTFRRIAGAALTTLLEGGKDEPEKEVGEAGDVAPPAPGEDKPTVSAASVDLEGKNEDPAEPADDTNGDGS; from the coding sequence GTGGCCATGCAGTTCTACGCCTCACCCGAGCAGGTCCAGCGCGACCGCTCGGAGTACGCCCGCAAGGGCATCGCCCGCGGCCGCTCCGCCGTCGTCCTCACCTATGAGGGCGGGGTTCTGCTGGTCGCCGAAAACCTGACCTCGCTCCGCAAGATCAGCGAGCTCTACGACAGGATCGGCTTCGCGGCTGTCGGCCGCTACAACGAGTTCGAGAGCCTGCGCCGCGCCGGCGTGCGGATGGCCGACCTCAACGGCCTGGCCTACGACCGCCGGGACGTCACCGGGCGGGCGCTCGCGAACGCCTACACCCAGACGCTCGGTGCGATCTTCTCGGAGACGCAGAAGCCGTACGAGGTGGAGATCTGCGTCGCGCAGGTCGGCACCTCACCCGAGTCCGACGAGCTGTACCGCATCACCTACGACGGATCGGTCCAGGACGAGCCCGGCTTCATGGCCATGGGCGGCTCGGCCGAAGCCATCTCCACCGTCCTCAAGTCCCGGCACGACGTGGCCGCGGACCTCGCCACGGCGCTGGCCCTGGCCGTCGAGGGCCTGGCGAGTGTCGGCGGCGAGAACGGCACACCCCGCACCCTGGGCGCGTCCCAGCTCGAGGTGGCGGTCCTCGACCGCAACCGCAAGGGCCGCACCTTCCGCCGCATCGCCGGGGCGGCGCTGACCACCCTCCTCGAAGGCGGCAAGGACGAGCCCGAGAAGGAGGTCGGCGAGGCCGGCGACGTCGCCCCGCCGGCGCCGGGCGAGGACAAGCCGACCGTGTCGGCCGCCTCGGTCGACCTGGAGGGCAAGAACGAGGACCCGGCCGAGCCCGCGGACGACACCAACGGCGACGGCTCCTGA
- the prcB gene encoding proteasome subunit beta encodes MAAGFDPSGRLPDVFTNAGTSSFTQFLSLAAPEMLPGRRPLPPGLSADIAPHGTTIVAIATAEGVVMAGDRRATMGNLIASRDIEKVHPADAYSLIGIAGTAGIGIELMRLFQVELEHYEKIEGAMLSLDGKANRLAAMVRGNLGAAMQGLAVVPLFAGFDLSPSDPSRAGRIFSFDVAGGLYEETGYDAIGSGSLFAKSALKKKYRAGVSTQDAVRLAVEALYDAADDDTATGGPDLTRKIYPVVMTATADSTHRLTEAEINAVAEQVVAGRMENPGG; translated from the coding sequence GTGGCAGCGGGCTTTGATCCATCCGGGCGTCTTCCAGATGTGTTCACCAACGCGGGGACGTCCTCCTTCACGCAGTTCCTGAGCCTCGCGGCCCCGGAGATGTTGCCGGGTCGCCGGCCGCTGCCTCCCGGGCTGTCCGCCGACATCGCACCGCACGGCACGACCATCGTCGCCATCGCGACCGCCGAGGGCGTCGTCATGGCCGGCGACCGGCGGGCCACCATGGGCAACCTCATCGCCAGCCGGGACATCGAAAAGGTGCACCCGGCCGACGCCTACTCGCTGATCGGCATCGCCGGCACGGCGGGCATCGGCATCGAGCTGATGCGGCTGTTCCAGGTCGAGCTGGAGCACTACGAGAAGATCGAGGGCGCGATGCTGTCCCTCGACGGTAAGGCGAACCGCCTGGCCGCCATGGTTCGAGGCAACCTCGGTGCGGCCATGCAGGGCCTGGCTGTGGTTCCGCTCTTCGCGGGCTTCGACCTGTCCCCGTCCGACCCGTCCCGGGCCGGGCGCATCTTCAGCTTCGACGTCGCGGGCGGCCTCTACGAGGAGACCGGCTACGACGCGATCGGCTCGGGGTCGCTGTTCGCCAAGTCCGCCCTGAAGAAGAAGTACCGGGCCGGGGTCAGCACCCAGGACGCCGTCCGCCTGGCGGTGGAGGCTCTGTACGACGCCGCCGACGACGACACGGCGACCGGCGGACCGGACCTGACCCGCAAGATCTACCCGGTGGTGATGACCGCCACCGCGGACAGCACCCACCGGCTCACCGAGGCCGAGATCAACGCGGTGGCCGAACAGGTGGTCGCCGGACGGATGGAGAACCCGGGCGGCTGA
- a CDS encoding endonuclease domain-containing protein has product MCGAPDPQHVDHDHRTGWVRGILCFNCNGGPGRPEGFSPERLHI; this is encoded by the coding sequence ATCTGTGGTGCTCCCGACCCCCAACACGTCGATCACGATCATCGCACCGGGTGGGTTCGCGGGATACTGTGCTTCAACTGCAACGGCGGTCCGGGACGACCCGAGGGGTTCTCACCGGAGCGCTTACATATCTGA
- a CDS encoding ubiquitin-like protein Pup, whose product MATRDTGGQSQSGKGKRDEEIEDVTTEANPEVAERHAEITEDVDDLLDEIDSVLEENAEEFVRGYVQKGGE is encoded by the coding sequence ATGGCAACGCGAGACACCGGCGGTCAGTCGCAGTCCGGCAAGGGCAAGCGCGACGAGGAGATCGAGGACGTCACCACCGAGGCCAACCCTGAGGTTGCCGAAAGGCACGCCGAGATCACCGAGGACGTCGACGACCTCCTCGACGAGATCGACTCCGTCCTCGAGGAGAACGCCGAGGAATTTGTGAGGGGTTACGTCCAAAAAGGCGGCGAGTGA